A genomic stretch from Oncorhynchus tshawytscha isolate Ot180627B linkage group LG07, Otsh_v2.0, whole genome shotgun sequence includes:
- the LOC112253822 gene encoding mitogen-activated protein kinase kinase kinase 2: MGESSILDSWVNQRVKMNEQEALNSIMQDLAELHRSSRPAMTLSDLGKPKASSPKNQNDVRVKFEYKGEKRILQFFRPVRLDDLGNKAKVAFGQAMDLHYTNNELVIPLTTQDDLDKAVELLDRSVHMKSLKILLVLQASSQTSTSSMDLLPPHEDLDNTRFRATDNKSMLALIGSHSGDRSSPPPGYIPDALQQVARNGSFTSINSEGEFIPESMDQMLDPLSMSSPENSASGSCPSLDSPLDSDNYPKSRMPRAQSYPDNHQVYPEYDIPVFEKSGKGGTYPRRYHISFGLQDYSDGRKTFPRARRTQVHGFHSPVSFSPTEQSPSTSSGSSIFTPDLEEPGGRRRRGSDIEPNPTLSVMDISPPSRSPRAPTNWRLGKLLGQGAFGRVFLCYDADTGRELAVKQVQFDPESPETSKEVSALECEIQLLKNLCHERIVQYYGCLRDSNERTLSIFMEYMPGGSIKDQLKSYGALTENVTRRYTHQILEGVSYLHSNMIVHRDIKGANILRDSVGNVKLGDFGASRRLQTICLSGTGIKSVTGTPYWMSPEVISGEGYGRKADIWSVGCTVVEMLTQRPPWAEFEAMAAIFKIATQPTNPSLPVHVSDHGRDFLKRIFVESKLRPSADDLLRHIFVH; this comes from the exons ATGGGAGAATCCTCTATCCTGGACTCCTGGGTGAATCAACGTGTCAAGATGA ACGAACAGGAGGCGCTGAACTCTATAATGCAGGACCTGGCCGAACTGCATCGCTCTAGCCGCCCTGCCATGACCCTATCTGACCTGGGCAAACCCAAGGCCTCTTCACCCAAAAATCAG aACGATGTGCGAGTGAAGTTTGAGTACAAAGGGGAGAAGAGGATCCTGCAGTTCTTTCGCCCAGTCAGGCTTGATGACCTGGGGAACAAAGCCAAAGTGGCCTTCGGTCAGGCCATGGACCTGCATTACACCAACAATGAG ctGGTGATTCCTCTGACCACTCAGGATGACCTGGACAAGGCCGTGGAGCTGCTGGATCGCAGCGTCCACATGAAGAGCCTGAAGATCCTCCTGGTGCTCCAGGCCTCCTCTCAG acctccacgTCCAGCATGGACCTGCTGCCCCCACACGAAGACCTGGACAACACCCGCTTCAGGGCCACAGACAATAAAAGCATGCTGGCTTTGATAG GGTCCCACTCCGGGGACCGCAGCTCTCCCCCTCCAGGCTACATTCCCGATGCCCTCCAGCAGGTGGCCAGAAACGGCTCCTTCACCAGCATTAACAGCGAGGGAGAGTTCATTCCAGAAAGCATGGACCAG ATGCTGGACCCTCTGTCAATGAGCAGTCCAGAGAACTCTGCATCAGGGAGTTGTCCCTCACTGGACAGCCCACTGGACAG TGATAACTATCCTAAGTCCCGTATGCCCCGGGCACAGAGCTACCCAGACAACCACCAAGTTTACCCAGAGTATGATATTCCAGTGTTTGAGAAGTCGGGGAAAGGGGGCACTTACCCAAGGCGATACCACATTTCCTTTGGCCTTCAGGACTACAGTGATG GGCGTAAGACGTTCCCTCGAGCGCGGCGGACCCAGGTCCACGGCTTCCATTCCCCGGTCAGTTTCAGCCCCACAGAGCAGTCGCCCAGCaccagcagtggcagcagtataTTCACCCCAGACTTGGAGGAGCCCGGGGGTCGCAGACGCAGGGGCAGCGACATCGAACCCAACCCCACCCTCTCCGTTATGGACATCAGCCCACCCAGCCGCT CTCCACGTGCCCCTACGAACTGGCGGCTAGGTAAGCTGCTGGGTCAGGGTGCTTTTGGCCGGGTCTTCCTGTGCTACGATGCAGACACGGGCAGAGAGCTGGCTGTTAAACAGGTCCAGTTTGACCCAGAGAGTCCCGAGACCAGCAAG GAGGTAAGTGCCCTGGAGTGTGAGATCCAGTTACTGAAGAACCTGTGTCATGAACGGATCGTCCAGTACTACGGCTGTCTACGAGACTCCAACGAGAGAACTCTGTCCATCTTTATGGAGTACATGCCCGGG GGCTCCATCAAAGACCAGCTGAAGTCGTACGGGGCCTTGACGGAAAACGTGACGCGTAGGTACACCCATCAGATCCTGGAGGGAGTGTCCTACCTCCACAGCAACATGATCGTCCACAGAGACATCAAAG GGGCCAACATTCTGCGGGACTCTGTGGGAAACGTGAAGCTGGGGGACTTTGGGGCGAGCAGGCGGCTACAGACCATCTGTCTGTCAGGAACAGGGATCAAGTCAGTGACTGGTACTCCCTACTGGATGAGCCCAGAGGTGATCAGTGGAGAGGGCTATGGCAGGAAGGCTGATATCTG GAGTGTGGGTTGCACGGTGGTGGAGATGCTTACCCAGCGGCCCCCCTGGGCTGAGTTCGAGGCCATGGCGGCCATCTTTAAGATCGCCACCCAGCCCACCAACCCCTCGCTGCCCGTCCACGTCTCTGACCACGGCCGCGACTTCCTCAAGCGCATCTTCGTGGAGTCCAAGCTGAGGCCCTCGGCCGACGACCTTCTGAGGCACATCTTTGTTCACTAG
- the LOC112253821 gene encoding small ubiquitin-related modifier 1 isoform X1 — protein MSDTVGETKPSSGDGSEKKDGEYIKLKVIGQDNSEIHFKVKMTTHLKKLKESYSQRQGVPMNTLRFLFEGQRISDNQTPKELGMEDEDVIEVYQEQTGGLWND, from the exons ATGTCAGACACGGTAGGG GAGACAAAACCCTCAAGTGGAGATGGAAGTGAGAAGAAGGATGGAGAGTACATTAAACTGAAGGTGATTGGTCAG GACAACAGCGAAATTCACTTCAAAGTGAAGATGACAACACATCTAAAGAAGCTAAAGGAATCTTACAGTCAAAGACAG GGTGTACCAATGAACACCCTAAGGTTTCTTTTTGAAGGACAGAGAATCTCAGACAACCAAACCCCCAAAGAG cttGGAATGGAAGATGAGGATGTCATTGAAGTGTATCAGGAACAGACCGGTGGACTTTGGAATGATTAG
- the LOC112253821 gene encoding small ubiquitin-related modifier 1 isoform X2: MSDTETKPSSGDGSEKKDGEYIKLKVIGQDNSEIHFKVKMTTHLKKLKESYSQRQGVPMNTLRFLFEGQRISDNQTPKELGMEDEDVIEVYQEQTGGLWND, encoded by the exons ATGTCAGACACG GAGACAAAACCCTCAAGTGGAGATGGAAGTGAGAAGAAGGATGGAGAGTACATTAAACTGAAGGTGATTGGTCAG GACAACAGCGAAATTCACTTCAAAGTGAAGATGACAACACATCTAAAGAAGCTAAAGGAATCTTACAGTCAAAGACAG GGTGTACCAATGAACACCCTAAGGTTTCTTTTTGAAGGACAGAGAATCTCAGACAACCAAACCCCCAAAGAG cttGGAATGGAAGATGAGGATGTCATTGAAGTGTATCAGGAACAGACCGGTGGACTTTGGAATGATTAG
- the LOC112253860 gene encoding frizzled-7-A-like, whose translation MAVRRTCEWIWITGCALVTVCLMLEPCTGQYHGEKGISIPEHGFCQPISIPLCTDIAYNQTIMPNLLGHANQEDAGLEVHQFYPLVKVQCSMDLKFFLCSMYAPVCTVLEQAIPPCRSLCERARQGCEALMNKFGFQWPERLRCENFPVHGAGEICVGQNTSDTDIPTSDPTPNLPELMTLPPNIGRPAAQPFSCPLQLQVPTYLNYKFLGVKDCGAPCESTKPNGLMYFREEELKFGKLWVGIWSILCCVSTLFTVLTYLVDMRRFRYPERPIIFLSGCYFMVAVAYTAGFFLEDKVVCIDKFKEDGYKTVAQGTKKEGCTILFMILYFFGMASSIWWVILSLTWFLSAGMKWGHEAIEANSQYFHLAAWAVPAVKTITILAMGQVDGDLLTGVCYVGIYSVDSLRGFVLAPLFVYLFIGTSFLLAGFVSLFRIRTIMKHDGTKTEKLEKLMVRIGVFSVLYTVPATIVIACYFYEQAFRDQWEKTWHMQTCKRFAVPCPANNFAPMTPDFTVFMIKYLMTMIVGITSGFWIWSGKTLQSWCRFYKRLSNRNQGETTV comes from the coding sequence ATGGCGGTAAGGAGAACCTGTGAGTGGATTTGGATAACGGGGTGCGCGCTGGTGACTGTTTGTCTAATGCTGGAGCCGTGTACCGGTCAGTATCATGGCGAGAAAGGAATTTCTATACCAGAACACGGTTTTTGTCAGCCAATTTCCATCCCCCTCTGCACGGACATTGCCTATAATCAAACCATCATGCCGAATCTTTTGGGACACGCAAACCAGGAGGATGCGGGGCTGGAGGTCCATCAGTTTTACCCGCTCGTAAAGGTCCAGTGTTCCATGGACCTGAAGTTTTTCTTGTGTTCCATGTACGCACCGGTGTGCACAGTTCTAGAACAGGCCATCCCCCCATGCCGATCACTGTGCGAGCGCGCACGCCAGGGCTGCGAGGCGCTCATGAACAAGTTCGGGTTTCAATGGCCAGAGAGACTCCGTTGTGAGAACTTCCCCGTCCACGGCGCTGGGGAGATCTGTGTGGGTCAAAACACTTCAGACACGGACATCCCTACCTCGGACCCCACTCCCAACCTGCCTGAGCTCATGACCCTACCCCCAAACATCGGTCGCCCTGCTGCCCAGCCCTTCTCCTGTCCCCTACAACTTCAGGTCCCAACCTACCTCAACTACAAATTCCTGGGGGTGAAAGACTGTGGTGCCCCATGCGAGTCCACCAAGCCCAACGGACTAATGTATTTCCGCGAGGAGGAACTGAAATTCGGCAAACTCTGGGTGGGTATCTGGTCTATCTTGTGTTGCGTGAGTACACTGTTCACTGTGCTCACATACTTGGTAGACATGCGGAGGTTTCGCTACCCGGAGAGGCCCATCATCTTCCTCTCAGGCTGCTACTTCATGGTGGCGGTGGCCTACACAGCAGGCTTCTTCCTGGAGGATAAAGTGGTCTGCATAGACAAGTTTAAAGAGGACGGTTACAAGACGGTGGCCCAAGGCACCAAGAAAGAGGGCTGCACCATCCTCTTCATGATTCTCTACTTTTTTGGCATGGCTAGCTCCATATGGTGGGTCATCCTGTCCCTCACCTGGTTCCTGTCTGCTGGTATGAAGTGGGGTCACGAGGCCATCGAGGCCAACTCTCAATACTTCCACCTAGCGGCTTGGGCGGTGCCGGCTGTCAAAACCATCACTATCCTGGCCATGGGGCAGGTGGATGGGGACCTTCTCACAGGGGTGTGCTACGTTGGCATCTACAGCGTGGATTCGTTGCGAGGGTTCGTCCTGGCCCCCCTGTTCGTCTACCTCTTCATCGGAACCTCGTTCCTCCTGGCCGGGTTTGTGTCTCTGTTCCGCATCAGAACCATCATGAAGCACGACGGCACCAAGACAGAGAAACTAGAGAAGCTGATGGTGAGAATCGGGGTGTTCAGCGTCCTGTACACCGTCCCCGCCACCATCGTCATCGCCTGTTACTTCTACGAGCAGGCCTTCCGCGACCAATGGGAGAAGACCTGGCACATGCAGACGTGTAAGCGCTTTGCGGTGCCGTGCCCGGCCAACAACTTTGCCCCGATGACCCCGGACTTCACGGTGTTCATGATCAAGTACCTGATGACTATGATCGTGGGCATCACGTCCGGGTTCTGGATCTGGTCAGGGAAAACATTACAGAGTTGGTGCAGGTTTTACAAACGGCTCAGTAACCGCAACCAAGGAGAGACGACCGTATGA